In Drosophila pseudoobscura strain MV-25-SWS-2005 chromosome 4, UCI_Dpse_MV25, whole genome shotgun sequence, the following proteins share a genomic window:
- the LOC117184134 gene encoding protein aubergine-like — protein MNNLPTNSGHSRGRGRGTKQKDDANRGLGLQLGQSSNEARPDKPVPPADALKTSEIIPKSEDTEAQAIEGDPRGSVRGRRLITEVVHSRPQGLTTKAGISGTKINVQTNYFKLLKRPCWTIFQYRVDFEPEVDNTRYRRGYLYEHKNILGGYIFDGTILFCTTQFNFKELVTKNHAGENITIKIKHVGLVEAADNQQFQVLNLLLRKAMESLSLQLVSRNYYDAKAKIKLNNYRVELWPGYQTSIRQHESDILLCADVVHKVMRTDTLYDILSEAIRDTENFKDAFRRQVMGMICLTDYNNKTYRIDDVDFGLNPLCKFNTKDGDISYVEYYKKRYNITIRDHKQPLVVSRPTEKNIRGGTDQLIMLVPELARATGMTDAMRANFQFMKAMSEFTRLNPDRRIERLRAFNKRLQSSKESMDVLKSWNIELDTALVDIPARVLFPEKIVFGNQKRFVCDNRADWTMEFRNNSMYSHVDIKRWYVITPQRNLRETEEFVKLCIRAASGMKMTISEPRYDKIADDRNGTYSQSIDNAVAKDPQIIMLVLKAPNEEKYSCIKKRTCVDRPVPSQVVTLKTIAPRKEKSAGLMSIATKVVIQMNAKLMGAPWMIELPLRGLMTVGFDVCHSSKNKNKSYGALVATMDMKSSNRYFSSVNEHMKGQELSDQMSMNMTYALKAFREHHGILPERILFFRDGVGDGQLHQVVNTEVKFLKTKLDEIYKSAGKEDGCRMAFIVVTKRINTRYFTKNRNPVPGTVVDDVITLPERYDFFLVSQAVRQGTVSPTNYNVIHDNIGLSADKLQMLSYKMTHMYYNFSGTCRVPAVCQYAHKLAFLIAESINRAPSSGLENQLYFL, from the exons ATGAATAATTTACCAACAAATTCTGGGCATTCTCGTGGACGAGGGCGCGGAACAAAACAGAAGGACGATGCAAACCGTGGCTTGGGTCTGCAGTTG GGGCAATCTTCTAACGAGGCTCGTCCGGATAAACCTGTCCCCCCAGCGGACGCGTTAAAAACGTCGGAGATCATACCCAAGTCTGAGGATACTGAAGCTCAAGCTATTGAAG GCGATCCTCGTGGGTCTGTACGTGGACGACGCCTAATAACTGAAGTTGTGCACTCTCGTCCTCAGGGACTTACAACCAAAGCTGGAATTAGCGGCACGAAAATAAATGTCCAAACCAATTATTTTAAGCTGTTAAAACGTCCATGCTGGACCATTTTCCAGTACCGGGTTGATTTTGAACCTGAAGTCGACAACACACGTTACCGTCGTGGGTACCTTTACGAACATAAAAACATATTGGGTGGATACATTTTCGACGGAACTATTTTATTCTGCACAACTCAGTTCAACTTCAAGGAATTAGTGACAAAAAATCACGCAGGAGAGAACATTACCATCAAAATTAAGCATGTTGGTTTAGTTGAAGCAGCTGACAATCAACAATTCCAAGTGCTTAATCTTCTCTTACGAAAAGCAATGGAGAGTCTTAGTCTCCAGCTTGTATCCCGCAACTATTATGATGCTAAGGCGAAG ATTAAACTTAATAATTACCGCGTGGAATTGTGGCCTGGATATCAAACATCGATTCGTCAACACGAGTCTGATATATTATTGTGTGCCGATGTCGTTCATAAGGTAATGAGAACGGATACCTTGTATGACATCCTAAGTGAGGCGATTCGGGATACCGAAAACTTTAAAGATGCTTTTCGACGCCAAGTAATGG GTATGATATGTCTTACTGATTACAACAATAAAACCTATCGCATCGATGATGTCGACTTTGGATTGAACCCCTTGTGTAAGTTTAACACTAAAGATGGAGATATATCGTATGTGGAATATTATAAAAAG AGATATAATATCACAATTCGAGACCATAAGCAGCCATTGGTGGTGTCACGACCTACCGAGAAAAACATTCGTGGTGGCACGGATCAGCTTATTATGCTAGTTCCCGAATTGGCTCGAGCTACTGGAATGACTGATGCTATGCGAGCAAATTTTCA ATTCATGAAAGCAATGAGCGAGTTTACCAGATTGAATCCGGACCGTCGCATTGAACGCCTGCGCGCATTCAACAAGCGCTTGCAATCGTCGAAAGAGAGCATGGATGTGTTAAAATCGTGGAATATTGAACTTGATACAGCTTTGGTGGACATCCCAGCTCGCGTTTTATTTCCTGAGAAAATAGTTTTTGGCAATCAAAAGCGATTCGTATGCGATAACCGTGCTGATTGGACTATGGAATTCCGAAACAACTCAATGTACTCGCATGTGGACATTAAGAGGTGGTATGTGATAACTCCACAGCGTAATTTACGGGAGACTGAGGAGTTTGTAAAGCTCTGCATTCGTGCTGCCAGTGGGATGAAAATGACTATTTCCGAGCCTCGATA TGATAAAATAGCCGATGATCGCAATGGGACATACTCACAATCGATCGATAATGCAGTAGCGAAAGATCCGCAAATTATAATGCTAGTGCTTAAGGCTCCAAACGAAGAGAA GTATAGCTGTATTAAAAAACGCACTTGTGTTGATCGACCAGTGCCATCACAAGTGGTCACTCTGAAAACCATTGCTCCAAGAAAAGAGAAATCAGCTGGTCTCATGTCCATAGCCACAAAAGTGGTTATTCAGATGAACGCCAAACTGATGGGCGCTCCATGGATGATAGAGTTACCTCTTCGCGGATTAATGACTGTTGGCTTTGATGTGTGTCATTCGTCgaagaacaaaaacaagtcGTACGGTGCACTTGTGGCTACGATGGACATGAAATCATCGAACCGCTACTTTTCTTCAGTAAACGAACACATGAAAGGCCAAGAGCTGTCGGATCAGATGTCAATGAATATGACATATGCCCTAAAAGCGTTCCGGGAACATCACGGTATTTTACCAGAGAGAATTCTGTTCTTCCGTGATGGTGTGGGTGATGGTCAACTTCATCAGGTCGTTAACACTGAAGTGAAGTTTTTAAAAACTAAGCTCGATGAGATTTACAAATCTGCAGGCAAAGAAGACGGCTGTCGAATGGCATTTATTGTTGTCACTAAGAGAATCAATACTCGGTACTTTACCAAAAATCGAAATCCCGTGCCTGGTACTGTAGTCGATGATGTCATAACGCTTCCTGAGCGGTATGACTTCTTTTTGGTGTCGCAAGCTGTGCGTCAGGGAACGGTATCGCCAACTAACTACAATGTTATACATGATAACATAGGACTAAGTGCCGATAAACTGCAAATGTTGTCTTACAAAATGACCCATATGTATTATAATTTTTCTGGAACCTGTCGCGTGCCTGCTGTATGTCAATACGCTCACAAATTGGCATTTCTTATAGCCGAAAGTATTAACAGAGCCCCATCATCTGGGTTAGAAAATCAGCTATACTTCCTATAA